DNA from Thiomicrorhabdus sp. Kp2:
ACATCATTGCACGCCCTCACAACGAAGTTGAATCAGTCGTTACGATTGAAAAGAAGTAATTGAGAAATTGATAAATTAGTAAGAACGTTAGGAGAAGAGCCATGAGTACAGAATATGGAATTGCTTTAGGAATGATTGAAACCCGCGGTTTAGTACCAGCGATTGAAGCGGCAGATGCGATGACCAAAGCGGCAGAAGTGCGTTTAGTCAGTCGTGAATTTGTAGGTGGTGGTTACGTAACCGTTATGGTACGTGGTGAAACGGGTGCGGTAAACGCAGCAGTAAGAGCGGGAGCTGACGCCTGTGAACGAGTTGGCGACGGATTGGTTGCTGCGCACATCATTGCACGTCCACACAAAGAAGTGGAACCTGTTCTAGACATGGCTAGCAGCGGAGCGAGAATCGGTTAAACCCAATGGGGGCTAAGGCCCTCGGTTACGAGAGGAGTAAGTTATGCGTTATCAACCACGAATGCAAGGTAGTGTTATGCCTGGAATCGGAAGTTACCCTCAATTTGAGACACCTCAAAATACAGGGGCTAACTCAAGAGTGCTCGGTTACTTAGGGCGAGCTTTAAGCTTAGAGTTCTCAGCAGGTCAGCACTATTTAGCACAAGCTTCTTTAGCTAAATTTCGTAATGAAATGACTTATGCTCAAGGTTTTGTCACTTTGGCAAATGAGGAGTTTCAACATGCTAACTTATTAACCGATCGCATGGTCGCTCAAGGGGCTTTGCCAGCGGGCAGTGTATTGAGTCCAGCTACGCCTGCTAATTCAATTGCAGAAGCTTTAAGAAGCTGTGAAGCGCGTGAGTTAGCTTTGATTCAGCTTTATGGAGAAGCCACGCAGTATTGTGCAAATATCGGTGCTATGGAAGATCATTCATTATTTAGTCGCCTTCTTGAAGAGGAGCAAGCTCAGTTAATGAGAATTAATGGTTGGTTAGCCGAGTTTTATCACTCTATGAATGTAAATCAATATTCAGATAGGAGTTTTGTATGAACGAACGTTGGAAAGCTAAATTAAAACCTGCTTCATTAGAAACACGGTTTGAATTTAAAGATTTTTCAGTTTTGAGATCTTTTTTGGACGAACTAGCAGAACAGGCGGATTTACTAGATCACCACCCAAATATCAGTTTTGGTAGAGGCCATGTTTCGGTGATGATTTACTCAAAATCTGATGAGTTACAGACTATTGATTTTACTTTAGCCAAAGGGATTGATGAAGGTTATCACAGGGTAACCAATCAGTCTGAAGGAGCATGGGCATGACAGTTGAAGAAGAAAAAACAGAAAGCTGGGTTTTAGGTAGCTCGGTGATGAAAGATGAGTCATCTACAGAACCTAAAGCGGCTGAAAACAAAGCGGTTGATGATAAACCTGAGGTGAAACCTGCTACGGCAAAAAAAACAGTTCAGCGTAAACCTGCTGCAAGAAAACCCGCAGCACAAAAAACGGCAACACCAAAAACGAAGAAGAGTGCAGCGGTAAATAAAAATACCGAGCAAGCGCACATTGCCGATCAGATTAAGGTGTTTTCATCAAGAAGGGTTTGGCCTGACTAAAAGCAATTTTTAAACGTTCTTAGCCATTGAGGGTACCTAAAACGTGCCCTCTTTTTTTATCTAAAAATAGAGAACCATTCTCTATAAATTGTTTATAGAAAGCGGTGTATCTGTCAGAGAACTAACCTATTCACTGTTCTCTATAGCAGGGAGTTGAATTATCAATTTCTCATATATAGGACTTTTCCATACTATGGAAACTATTAGAAATATTGCATCTGCAATAAAGGAGAAAGGACATGTTGGGATTGGATAGCTTATTAATTCCTGCGGTACTGTTTTTCGCTTTAGGCGTAATCGCAACACTTATAAAATCAGATCTAAAGTTTCCTGAGGGGATGTCTAAAGGGATCTCATTTTATTTATTGATGGCAATCGGTTTGAAGGGAGGAGCAGAGCTTGCACATGCAAACTTAGGTGTTGCGGTACAAGCCATTTTTTGGGCAATTGTGATGGGTTTTTTAATACCTCTTATCGGGTATGTCTTACTGAGATATAAAGACCGAATTGATCCTTTTAATGCAGCGGCTATTACCGCGCATTATGGTTCGGTAAGTGCGGCAACTTT
Protein-coding regions in this window:
- a CDS encoding bacterioferritin, whose product is MRYQPRMQGSVMPGIGSYPQFETPQNTGANSRVLGYLGRALSLEFSAGQHYLAQASLAKFRNEMTYAQGFVTLANEEFQHANLLTDRMVAQGALPAGSVLSPATPANSIAEALRSCEARELALIQLYGEATQYCANIGAMEDHSLFSRLLEEEQAQLMRINGWLAEFYHSMNVNQYSDRSFV
- a CDS encoding 4a-hydroxytetrahydrobiopterin dehydratase, which translates into the protein MNERWKAKLKPASLETRFEFKDFSVLRSFLDELAEQADLLDHHPNISFGRGHVSVMIYSKSDELQTIDFTLAKGIDEGYHRVTNQSEGAWA
- a CDS encoding BMC domain-containing protein; the protein is MSTEYGIALGMIETRGLVPAIEAADAMTKAAEVRLVSREFVGGGYVTVMVRGETGAVNAAVRAGADACERVGDGLVAAHIIARPHKEVEPVLDMASSGARIG